Below is a window of Oxyura jamaicensis isolate SHBP4307 breed ruddy duck chromosome 27 unlocalized genomic scaffold, BPBGC_Ojam_1.0 oxy27_random_OJ72685, whole genome shotgun sequence DNA.
GAAGAGCCAGTTGCAGACGAAGGGCCGGTCGCCGCTGTGCCAGCGCAGGTGGGCCTTGAGGTGCGAGGTCTTGGCGTACGCCTTCCCGCAGCCCGGGATGTGGCAGTTGTGCAGGTGCTTGCGCTTGGCGCCCTCGGGGCAGGGCCCCCCCCTCTCGGCCTCCTGGCAGTTGGGGCAGCGGCACGCCgcctgccccccgccccgcggcaCCGCCCGCCGGCCCCCCTTGGCCCGCCCGCCCCCCTCCGCCTCGGGGGGCCCCTCCAGCGCCTTGGCCCCCTCCGgccccaggaggtgctgggcgGGAGGCAGGAGGTGGGCGGGGGGCGCGCAGAGCTGGGGCTCGCCCCCGCCGTACCCCCCCAGCGGCGGCTGCAGCCCAGGGGGCGCGggcacctgcagccccccctGCCCGTGGGGCAGCTCCATCCAGCTGGCCCCGGCGTGGAGGTCCCACCAGTTGACGCCCCCCTCCTcgccgggggggccggggtgggggggccgaAACCAGGGCTCGTAGGGGTGCGCCATGTCCGGGGCCGCCTGCAGCAGCTTGGCGTAGgagccgggggcggcggggccgtcgGGGGGCAGCTCTAGCCGCGGGGGGCCATGGGGCTCGTAGGCGCCGGGGGTGGCGAAGGCGGCGTCGGGGCCCGCCAGCGGCAGCTCCGGGGGCGGCAGCGGGGAGGCGAAGTCGGCGCCCGCCGCGGCGCTGCCGTGGGGCTGGAAGGGCTGCAGCGGCTGCAGGTCCAGGTGGGTCGGGGAGGCGCGGGGCGCGTCGGAGGACTGGTTCCCAAGAGAGCCGCAGACAGCTGTGAGCATTGCCGAACGGCGGCGCGGGCGGTGGCGCAGACAGACCTGCAGGGCCAaggaggggcggcggggggagaggagagccGTGAGAAGAGAGGGGTGCGTGTGTGCGCCCTCAcccttccaccccccccccccccccgcctgccTCAGGGGCTCCCCGCGGCCGCACGCACTGGCACGGGGGGGCTGTCGCCGGTGGCAGCCCTGGCCCCTGGCTCCCATcccagggcagagccctgcggcacggggggaaactgaggcaggcgGCAGTGCCCGTGTGGGCTCAGCACACCGGCGGTGATGCTGTGCTGTGGGTGCAGACCCTGCCGGGGCAGTGTCCAGCCCAGGGCAGTGTCCCCAGCGCCTGTCGTCACCCAGCACCCACCCACTGAGGACGCTTCTCCACTACACAGCCCAGCAGGACAGAGCCCAGGCAGGAGACCCCCCTCGGCCCCCAGGCAGGGGACCGTCCCCACAGACCCTGCACTGGCCCCCGGTGCGGACCCACCGGGTCACATCTGTGCCCAAAGGGGCTGGTGTCGAATTCCCGTATCCGAGGAAGCCACAGGGCTCTGCCTCGTCCCCTCCCTGCCGTACACCCCCCAACACGGCTGGGGCATCGATCGCTGCTGGGGTCCCCGAGGGGCTGtagagcagcaagcagcagccccaAGCCCCTGCCCCACTCCTGGGATCttgccccacagcacagggacacagcccccaggagcccccaAGCTGTTGTggggccgcagccccccgggccAGCTGGCAGTGGGACAGGGGAGCGGAGCCCCGGGGCCGAGCCACCGGCAGCGCTTTGAAGCCGGGCTCAGGGCTGCCTTCGCCTGCGGCCacgcagccccggccccaggCACCTGCTGCT
It encodes the following:
- the SP6 gene encoding transcription factor Sp6, which translates into the protein MLTAVCGSLGNQSSDAPRASPTHLDLQPLQPFQPHGSAAAGADFASPLPPPELPLAGPDAAFATPGAYEPHGPPRLELPPDGPAAPGSYAKLLQAAPDMAHPYEPWFRPPHPGPPGEEGGVNWWDLHAGASWMELPHGQGGLQVPAPPGLQPPLGGYGGGEPQLCAPPAHLLPPAQHLLGPEGAKALEGPPEAEGGGRAKGGRRAVPRGGGQAACRCPNCQEAERGGPCPEGAKRKHLHNCHIPGCGKAYAKTSHLKAHLRWHSGDRPFVCNWLFCGKRFTRSDELQRHLQTHTGTKKFTCPVCGRVFMRSDHLGKHMKTHDGGKDGGEPEAKGAGEPPAGKGGKREPEGGNAAPTN